A genomic region of Seriola aureovittata isolate HTS-2021-v1 ecotype China chromosome 21, ASM2101889v1, whole genome shotgun sequence contains the following coding sequences:
- the eef2k gene encoding eukaryotic elongation factor 2 kinase isoform X4 — translation MEDDLMFTMEEEGSAKRPPFQRNVPSQRTSSLSDANASDDDDEDFICPILDDSARDICHYLKNLVYTRQLSNSLPKNNFVYKNETETVAEPRPYHVLSQSARDAWKKAIEKAKARPDPWAEFHLEDIETEPCVRYRYNAVTGEWAQDQIHIKMAAQPFGKGAMRECFRAKKLSNFSHSNNWKSASNYVAKRYMETVDRNVYLEDVRLQMEAKLWGEEYNRHRPPKQVDIMQMCVVEMTDRPGKPFFHLEHYIEGKYIKYNSNSGFVRDDNIRLTPQAFSHFTFERSGHQLIVVDIQGVGDLYTDPQIHTEKGTDFGDGNLGVRGMALFFHSHMCNKICKSMGMTPFDLSPPENSQLDCTNKLLKSAETVLRGCEEICGSPRVRTMSGSRAPPLLSRLSETSSADESMSDVESIDPCSPLIFHCSPPAAHGSMGKSPIGLSFAGMYEQERLDNNNTGEHKESDSGGDSGYPSERRSEGDPSDHVDGLTEEKWSFYHSSRAHVHRPSCVATEVERLNALMQKKIGQSILGKVHLAMVRYHEAGRFCEKDEQWDQDSAMFHLERAALCGELEAIVALGQCYLQLPHHILPDMELEDNAGNRMKGFKYLLLAAEAGDRSSMIIVARAFDTGVSLSADRKQDWGEAIHWYDTALNMTDYDEGGEFDGTQDEPRYLLLSREAEMYQVGGQNLTADPQRAGDLFTEAAEDAMAAMKGRLANQYYMKAEEAWALMEE, via the exons ATGGAGGACGACCTGATGTTTACCATGGAGGAGGAAGGCAGCGCCAAGAGACCCCCCTTCCAACGAAACGTCCCCAGCCAGCGGACATCCTCCCTAAGTGATGCCAACgccagtgatgatgatgacgaggaTTTCATCTGCCCAATCCTGGACGACTCCGCAAGAGACATCTGCCACTACCTGAAGAATCTGGTTTACACTCGGCAGCTGTCAAACTCTCTTCCTAAGAACAACTTTGTGTACAAG AATGAAACAGAAACGGTGGCAGAACCTCGGCCGTACCATGTTTTGTCTCAGAGCGCACGG GACGCATGGAAAAAAGCAATCGAAAAGGCCAAAGCCAGGCCCGACCCCTGGGCAGAGTTTCATCTGGAGGACATCGAGACTGAACCCTGCGTTCGCTACAG ATACAACGCCGTCACAGGAGAGTGGGCTCAAGACCAGATCCACATCAAGATGGCTGCTCAG CCGTTTGGGAAAGGGGCGATGAGGGAGTGCTTCAGAGC caAGAAGTTGTCTAATTTCTCGCACAGCAACAACTGGAAGTCGGCCTCTAACTACGTAGCGAAGCGTTACATGGAGACGGTGGACAGGAATGTTTACTTGGAGGACGTTAGGCTGCAGATGGAGGCCAAACTCTGGGGGGAGGAGTACAACCGCCACCGACCTCCCAAACAG GTGGACATCATGCAGATGTGTGTGGTGGAGATGACAGACAGACCTGGCAAACCTTTCTTCCACCTGGAACATTACATCGAGGGCAAGTACATCAAGTACAACTCCAACTCTGGCTTCGTGAGGGACGACAACATCAGGCTCACCCCGCAG GCTTTCAGCCACTTCACCTTCGAGCGGTCAGGACACCAGCTGATCGTGGTGGACATCCAGGGTGTGGGAGATCTCTACACCGACCCTCAGATTCACACAGAGAAAGGGACTGACTTTGGGGACGGAAATCTAG GTGTGCGAGGCATGGCGCTGTTCTTCCACTCCCACATGTGTAACAAGATATGCAAGAGTATGGGCATGACGCCTTTTGACCTCTCGCCTCCGGAGAATTCCCAGCTGGACTGCACCAACAAACTGCTC aagtCGGCCGAGACGGTGCTGAGGGGCTGCGAGGAGATTTGCGGTTCCCCTCGTGTTCGCACCATGTCGGGAAGCCGGGCACCTCCGCTGTTGTCCCGCCTGTCTGAGACTTCTTCTGCAGACGAGAGCATGAGCGACGTGGAGTCGATCGACCCCTGCTCGCCTCTCATCTTCCACTGCTCCCCGCCAGCCGCACATGGATCCATGGGCAAGTCGCCCATTG GTTTATCTTTTGCTGGGATGTATGAACAAGAGAGACTCGACAATAACAACACAGGTGAACACAAG GAATCCGACAGCGGCGGAGACAGCGGATACCCCAGcgagaggaggagtgagggcGATCCAAGTGACCATGTTGATGGG CTGACAGAAGAGAAGTGGAGCTTCTACCATTCGTCTCGCGCTCACGTCCACCGACCATCATGTGTGGCCACTGAGGTGGAGCGACTCAACGCTCTGATGCAGAAGAAGATTGGCCAGTCAATCCTCGGAAAg GTCCACCTGGCGATGGTGCGGTACCATGAAGCGGGTCGTTTCTGCGAGAAGGACGAGCAGTGGGATCAGGACTCGGCCATGTTCCACCTGGAGAGAGCCGCCCTGTGTGGGGAGCTGGAGGCTATTGTTGCCTTGGGACAGTGCTATCTGCAGCTGCCTCATCACATACTGCCAGACATGGAGCTGGAG GATAATGCAGGAAACAGGATGAAAGGTTTCAAGTATCTTCTGCTGGCTGCTGAGGCTGGTGACAGATCCTCTATGATTATAGTGGCCAGAGCCTTTGATACGGGGGTCAGTCTGTCAGCTGACAG AAAGCAGGATTGGGGAGAAGCCATTCACTGGTACGACACTGCGTTGAACATGACGGACTATGACGAGGGGGGAGAGTTTGATGGGACGCAGGATGAGCCCCGTTACCTGCTGCTGtccagagaggcagagatgtaCCAAGTGGGAGGCCAGAACCTCACCGCAGACCCACAGAGAGCAG GTGATCTGTttacagaagcagcagaagatgcCATGGCCGCCATGAAAGGCAGGTTGGCTAACCAGTACTACATGAAAGCTGAAGAGGCCTGGGCGCTGATGGAGGAGTAA